One Anabas testudineus chromosome 15, fAnaTes1.2, whole genome shotgun sequence genomic window carries:
- the ndnfl gene encoding protein NDNF, with the protein MAPPFLSWCLSVALTLFCGSSWPHVYSALAPDNEVPLRPTTWLPEGKITSITLPKGRTRRLYFTLKKKVPAMSVTVSPCDLPIEWSLAARTLKDKPLKIQQWSTKKSMPEVWWRGPGAEDKIHSYTGNVVNTYRGPTYPHASIYILRLRSKQQNTRATVFLHEGLGPSGAFPLLPADPRVHTLGVGMTSVTLSWAPSASITSLPQTQKSYDYCVLINNQQNYPSLCGAQEGTRKEKDQIQEKKERKRRVTVWPILKEWWWQQWDAYPESQSPPSPLNDEYADLQCVCQGTESVCTVSELLPDTQYYFDVFVIDRVNRTSMAYKGTVARTHEEARPAITSLREGELRWVTFPDKGSYSEQFFSFHPRGWQQSGLLTLQSCSGGEKVKVTVSSKGRVLTSQAVGGDLAHIWLQGSPSYLIHLEREGTSSSQISAATDPALSGSLMASVKMQTSSAYHRRGVPSLPSTLQIKSFNRLRGCNSVTLAWMGTEERSLYCVYRRKLRKNEPETALTAPCLGPESRSDTERVLCKYFQELNPRRAVTTAVIGGLEPGMAYVFDVYLMRRWGIPIKYASKMVKTRKEC; encoded by the exons ATGGCACCTCCATTCCTGTCCTGGTGTCTCAGTGTAGCTTTGACACTGTTTTGTGGGTCTTCATGGCCCCATGTGTACTCAGCTCTGGCACCTGACAATGAGGTGCCACTTCGCCCCACTACATGGCTACCTGAAGGAAAGATCACCTCTATAACTCTCCCCAAAGGACGAACTCGCAG GCTATACTTCACGCTGAAGAAGAAGGTTCCAGCAATGTCGGTGACTGTCAGCCCCTGTGACCTTCCCATTGAATGGAGCTTGGCTGCCCGCACCCTGAAGGACAAACCCCTGAAGATCCAGCAAT GGAGCACCAAAAAGAGTATGCCCGAGGTGTGGTGGCGCGGTCCAGGGGCGGAGGATAAAATACACAGCTACACTGGCAATGTGGTGAACACTTACAGGGGTCCTACCTATCCTCATGCTTCTATCTATATCCTGAGGCTGCGCTCCAAACAGCAGAATACAAGAGCTACCGTGTTCCTCCATGAAGGCCTGGGGCCTTCAGGTGCCTTCCCTCTCCTGCCAGCTGACCCTCGAGTTCACACACTAGGTGTCGGCATGACCAGTGTCACCCTCAGCTGGGCGCCCAGTGCCTCCATAACCAGCCtgccacaaacacagaaaagttaTGATTACTGTGTCCTCATCAACAATCAGCAAAACTACCCCAGCCTTTGTGGAGCCCAAGAAGGCAcgaggaaagaaaaagaccagatacaagaaaagaaggagaggaagaggagagtgaCAGTGTGGCCAATCCTCAAAgagtggtggtggcagcagtggGATGCTTATCCTGAATCCCAGAGTCCACCTTCTCCCCTCAATGATGAGTATGCTGACCTCcaatgtgtgtgtcaggggaCAGAGAGCGTCTGCACCGTCTCTGAGCTCCTACCTGACACCCAGTACTACTTTGACGTCTTTGTGATTGACAGGGTGAACAGAACTAGCATGGCATACAAGGGGACAGTTGCACGAACACACGAGGAGGCTCGGCCGGCGATCACCTCGCTGAGAGAAGGAGAGCTGAGGTGGGTGACCTTCCCGGACAAAGGCTCCTACTCAGAGCAGTTCTTTAGTTTTCATCCTCGAGGCTGGCAGCAGAGTGGCCTCCTTACATTACAGAGCTGCAGTGGAGGTgaaaaggtcaaggtcacagtgtCCAGTAAAGGTCGGGTTTTGACCTCCCAGGCTGTGGGGGGAGATTTGGCACACATTTGGCTCCAGGGAAGTCCTTCCTATCTCATCCACTTAGAGAGAGAAGGTACTTCCTCAAGCCAGATCTCTGCTGCTACAGATCCAGCCTTATCGGGAAGTCTGATGGCATCAGTCAAAATGCAGACCTCCTCAGCCTATCACCGCCGAGGGGTCCCATCTCTGCCCTCCACCTTGCAGATAAAATCCTTCAACCGGTTGCGTGGATGCAACAGTGTCACCCTGGCCTGGATGGGCACAGAAGAAAGAAGCTTGTACTGCGTGTACCGCAGAAAGCTGAGAAAAAATGAGCCAGAGACTGCTCTAACTGCGCCCTGTCTGGGGCCAGAGTCTCGCTCAGACACCGAGAGGGTTCTCTGCAAGTATTTCCAGGAGCTGAATCCTCGACGGGCCGTCACTACAGCTGTGATCGGGGGCCTGGAGCCAGGGATGGCCTATGTGTTTGATGTCTATCTAATGAGACGCTGGGGGATCCCTATCAAATATGCCAGCAAAATGGTGAAGACTAGAAAGGAATGTTGA